The following proteins are co-located in the Microvirga ossetica genome:
- a CDS encoding SDR family oxidoreductase: MPPSSSTSFLLISLERPARALVIGASGGIGSAVTALLASEGFETVHALSRSGAGRRSAGVRVGRIDLENEASIAAAAAQLVDGTPLRFILVSTGLLHDPALQPEKTYRSLDPEHLARSFRINAIGPALVAKHVLPLVPKAGKSVFAILSARVGSIEDNRLGGWYGYRASKAALNQFVRTIAIELGRQKPEAVCVALHPGTVDTALSQPFQSGSKIQKAFSPAYSAERLLAVTNALTAAHTGQFFAWDGQPIPF; the protein is encoded by the coding sequence ATGCCTCCATCCTCCTCAACCTCATTCCTCTTGATCAGTCTCGAACGCCCGGCCCGGGCCCTTGTCATCGGCGCATCCGGCGGCATCGGTTCCGCCGTCACAGCCCTTCTTGCGTCCGAGGGGTTTGAAACCGTTCATGCGCTTTCGCGCTCGGGAGCCGGCCGGCGCTCGGCTGGCGTGCGGGTGGGACGGATCGACCTTGAGAATGAAGCGAGCATTGCCGCCGCAGCGGCGCAGCTTGTTGACGGCACTCCTCTGCGCTTCATCCTGGTGTCCACAGGACTGCTCCACGATCCTGCCCTCCAGCCCGAGAAGACCTATCGCAGCCTTGATCCGGAGCATCTCGCCCGGAGCTTCCGCATTAATGCGATTGGTCCGGCCCTCGTGGCCAAGCATGTGCTTCCGCTTGTGCCGAAAGCGGGCAAAAGCGTCTTTGCTATTCTCTCCGCGCGAGTCGGCAGCATCGAGGACAACCGCCTCGGGGGCTGGTACGGCTACCGGGCGTCGAAGGCAGCCCTGAACCAGTTTGTACGAACCATTGCGATCGAGCTCGGTCGCCAAAAGCCGGAAGCCGTGTGTGTCGCCCTTCACCCTGGAACGGTCGATACGGCTCTGAGCCAGCCCTTTCAGAGTGGCAGCAAGATCCAGAAGGCGTTCTCACCGGCCTATTCTGCCGAGCGGCTGCTGGCTGTTACGAACGCCCTGACGGCGGCGCACACTGGTCAATTCTTTGCCTGGGACGGGCAACCAATACCCTTTTGA
- a CDS encoding response regulator — protein sequence MLRILLADDHDIVRRGLKDLLEQHVGWQVCAEASNGREAVELALQHRPQVAVIDLSMPELNGLEATRRIRQALPDTEVLIFTMHESEELIREVLGAGARGYLLKSDAVRQLIPAVESLSQKNPYFAGRVSAVVLDGFLKGGQVTLEGPTAERLTSREREVVQLLAEGKSNKQIARLLDLSVKTVETHRTAAMRKLELNSLPDLVRYAVRMQIIQA from the coding sequence ATGCTTCGCATACTTCTCGCCGATGATCACGATATCGTCCGGCGTGGCCTCAAGGATCTCCTGGAGCAACATGTAGGCTGGCAGGTTTGTGCGGAAGCCTCGAATGGCAGGGAAGCCGTGGAACTCGCCCTCCAGCATCGGCCCCAGGTGGCGGTCATCGATCTGTCCATGCCCGAGCTCAACGGCCTCGAAGCGACGCGCCGGATCCGGCAGGCCCTGCCGGACACCGAAGTCCTGATCTTCACGATGCACGAGAGCGAGGAGCTGATCAGGGAGGTGCTGGGTGCTGGCGCCCGGGGCTACCTGCTCAAGTCCGATGCGGTGCGTCAGCTCATCCCCGCGGTCGAAAGCCTATCGCAGAAAAACCCCTACTTCGCCGGGCGTGTGTCGGCAGTTGTCCTGGACGGCTTTCTCAAAGGGGGACAGGTCACGCTCGAGGGTCCGACGGCTGAGCGATTGACGTCACGCGAACGCGAGGTCGTGCAACTCCTCGCCGAGGGCAAGAGCAACAAGCAGATCGCGCGCCTCTTGGACCTCAGCGTCAAGACGGTGGAGACGCATCGCACTGCCGCGATGCGGAAGCTGGAGCTCAACTCCCTGCCCGACCTGGTTCGCTACGCCGTCAGAATGCAGATCATCCAAGCCTGA
- a CDS encoding PAS domain-containing sensor histidine kinase, with product MDHLTPNDASSVEQPGSRKRRRAATKAPQAHSLPTLIAPDVEAETLLRSTLDALSAHIAVLDEAGTIIAVNQAWRAFAHASGYADANHGVGMNYLAVCEAAAAVSKDASRTAGALRDIMAGDRSEFRMEYPCRSPQGPRWFQLRVTRPDQAQTRRIVIAHEDITEVKRTQEELTRLSGRLMHLQDEERRAIARELHDTTAQNLLAITLNATRLHEGLRDAGEPARRVLVETLELAEQSLQEVRTLSYLLHPPLLDDVGLTAALSWLARGFSERSGIQVAISIENSGEPLPRPTATALYRVAQEALSNVHRHSGSKRARLALYRTKDMVQLDVVDGGTGLGSLVEAGREEARQIGVGISGMRLRLEQLGGRLDIRSSPSGTHVSAKVPITLADSDQPL from the coding sequence ATGGACCATCTCACCCCCAACGATGCCTCATCCGTCGAGCAGCCAGGATCCCGAAAGCGGCGTCGCGCGGCCACAAAGGCGCCGCAGGCCCACAGCCTGCCGACCCTGATCGCACCCGACGTGGAGGCGGAGACCTTGCTGCGTTCCACCCTGGATGCCCTGTCGGCCCATATCGCGGTGCTTGACGAAGCCGGAACGATCATCGCGGTCAACCAGGCCTGGCGCGCCTTCGCCCACGCCTCCGGCTATGCCGACGCGAACCACGGTGTCGGGATGAATTATTTGGCCGTCTGCGAAGCGGCCGCCGCTGTGTCGAAGGATGCTTCGCGAACCGCAGGGGCATTGCGGGACATCATGGCCGGCGACCGCTCCGAGTTCCGGATGGAGTATCCCTGCCGCAGCCCGCAGGGGCCACGCTGGTTCCAGCTTCGGGTAACCCGGCCGGACCAGGCGCAGACACGCCGGATCGTCATCGCGCATGAAGACATTACCGAGGTGAAACGGACGCAGGAGGAATTGACCCGGCTGAGCGGGCGCCTCATGCATCTGCAAGACGAGGAGCGGCGCGCCATTGCACGAGAGCTCCATGACACCACGGCTCAAAACCTCCTGGCCATCACGTTGAACGCGACGCGTCTGCACGAGGGGCTGCGCGATGCGGGGGAACCCGCCCGCCGCGTCCTCGTGGAGACCCTCGAACTGGCGGAGCAGAGCCTTCAAGAAGTCCGCACGCTGTCCTATCTGCTCCACCCGCCGCTCCTCGATGATGTCGGACTCACGGCCGCTTTGAGCTGGCTCGCCAGAGGATTTTCAGAGCGTAGCGGCATTCAGGTCGCCATCAGCATCGAGAACAGCGGTGAGCCATTGCCCCGGCCCACTGCAACCGCCCTCTACCGGGTCGCCCAGGAGGCGCTGTCGAACGTCCACCGCCACTCGGGCAGCAAGCGGGCACGGCTTGCTCTGTACCGAACCAAGGATATGGTTCAGCTCGACGTCGTGGATGGTGGCACAGGGCTCGGGAGCCTCGTGGAAGCCGGCCGCGAGGAAGCCCGACAGATCGGTGTCGGTATCTCAGGCATGAGGCTGCGCCTCGAGCAACTCGGCGGCCGGCTCGATATCCGCTCGAGCCCTTCGGGTACCCACGTGAGCGCCAAGGTGCCGATCACGCTCGCGGATTCAGATCAACCGCTTTGA
- a CDS encoding fasciclin domain-containing protein, with translation MNAKYSAYAVAAMLVAASPAAAADIVETAVSNGSFKTLTAALQAAGLVETLKGKGPYTVFAPTDEAFKKLPAGTVETLLKPENKAQLQKVLTYHVVSGNVMSGDLKGKTTNAKTVEGSAVRIDASGNAVKVDDAVVTQADVSASNGVIHVIDRVIMPKS, from the coding sequence ATGAACGCGAAGTATAGTGCTTACGCCGTAGCTGCCATGCTCGTCGCGGCAAGTCCGGCCGCAGCGGCGGACATCGTTGAAACCGCTGTCAGCAACGGCAGCTTCAAGACGCTGACGGCCGCCCTTCAGGCCGCCGGACTTGTCGAAACCCTCAAAGGCAAGGGTCCCTACACGGTCTTCGCGCCCACCGACGAGGCGTTCAAGAAGCTCCCAGCCGGAACGGTCGAGACCCTCCTGAAGCCTGAGAACAAGGCCCAGCTCCAGAAGGTGCTGACCTATCACGTCGTGTCGGGGAACGTCATGTCCGGCGACCTCAAGGGCAAGACGACGAACGCCAAGACCGTCGAGGGCAGCGCCGTGCGGATCGACGCCAGCGGCAATGCCGTCAAAGTCGACGACGCGGTTGTCACACAGGCTGACGTCAGCGCGTCGAACGGCGTCATCCACGTGATCGACCGCGTGATCATGCCGAAATCGTAG
- a CDS encoding DUF378 domain-containing protein, whose product MKALNIVTLVLVIVGAVNWGLVGLFQFDLVAALFGGQQAALARVVYALVGVAGVFQIGMLMRALSGGTGDSQRTANIHG is encoded by the coding sequence ATGAAAGCTCTCAATATCGTTACGCTTGTTCTCGTCATCGTCGGCGCCGTGAATTGGGGGCTCGTCGGCCTCTTCCAATTTGATCTCGTGGCGGCTCTTTTCGGGGGGCAGCAGGCTGCCCTCGCGCGGGTGGTCTATGCGCTCGTGGGTGTGGCGGGGGTGTTCCAGATCGGTATGCTCATGCGTGCGTTGTCTGGCGGAACCGGTGACTCTCAACGCACGGCCAACATCCATGGCTAG
- a CDS encoding adenylate/guanylate cyclase domain-containing protein, translating to MATARAERRLAAILAADVVGYSRLVEHDEAGTLSALKGLRREVIDPLLAEHQGRIVKLMGDGALVEFGSVVDAVACAVAIQKGVAENQADIPAERRIIFRIGVNLGDVIHEVDGDLYGDGVNIAARLQTLADPGGICISGTAYDHLQGKLDCDYEYLGERALKNMARPVRLYRALLEGTTARTASPRPALPDRPSIAVLPFNAMSADPEQDFFSDGLTEDITTALSKLKGFFVIARNTMFTYKGKPVDVRAIGRELGIRYVLEGSVRKSGNRVRVTAQLIDTASEAHLWAERYDGDLGDIFVIQDEITASVVGRIGPELLAAEHARESRKPHHGLDAWECVVRAVFLCSQLSEESSRKMLPLLDRAIGLAPDYAQALAMKGWITMWRAFQGWEDMGYALALARDIVQQAIAADDKEPWAYLAQAMIAFARRDNVLAMAAVSQAVAINPNSAFAHGQLGLAHANGGRAADAIPCIDYALRLSPREAFLGDFQFYYAMAYFQGANYELGLSYAREAHRLRSGHAVPLVIGTACAGLLDNQRAATDLLGRLKSLVPDISRDAVGATSSFVRAEDRARLIEGLARAGLN from the coding sequence ATGGCAACTGCAAGAGCGGAGCGGCGGCTGGCCGCGATCCTGGCCGCTGACGTCGTCGGCTATTCCCGCCTCGTCGAACATGACGAGGCTGGGACGTTGTCGGCCCTGAAGGGTCTGCGCCGGGAGGTAATCGATCCGCTGCTGGCCGAGCATCAGGGCCGTATTGTCAAGCTGATGGGCGACGGTGCGCTCGTGGAGTTCGGCTCGGTCGTCGATGCCGTCGCGTGCGCGGTCGCCATCCAGAAGGGCGTTGCCGAGAACCAAGCCGATATCCCAGCGGAGCGACGCATCATCTTCCGAATCGGCGTCAATCTCGGTGATGTGATCCACGAGGTCGATGGGGATCTCTACGGCGATGGCGTCAACATCGCGGCCCGCCTCCAGACCCTGGCGGATCCAGGCGGCATTTGCATTTCCGGCACGGCGTACGATCACCTCCAGGGCAAGCTCGACTGCGACTACGAGTACCTCGGCGAACGCGCGCTCAAGAACATGGCGCGGCCGGTGCGACTGTACCGCGCCCTTCTGGAAGGGACGACCGCACGAACGGCATCGCCCAGGCCCGCACTTCCGGACCGACCATCCATTGCCGTGCTGCCGTTCAACGCCATGAGCGCCGACCCGGAGCAGGACTTCTTCAGCGATGGGCTCACCGAGGACATCACCACCGCGCTATCCAAGCTCAAGGGCTTCTTCGTGATCGCCCGCAACACGATGTTCACCTACAAGGGAAAGCCCGTGGATGTGCGCGCCATCGGGCGCGAACTCGGGATCCGCTATGTCCTCGAGGGGAGTGTCCGCAAGTCCGGCAACCGCGTGAGGGTGACCGCGCAGCTCATCGATACGGCCTCCGAAGCCCATCTCTGGGCCGAGAGGTACGACGGCGACCTCGGCGACATCTTCGTCATTCAGGACGAAATCACCGCAAGCGTCGTCGGCCGCATCGGGCCGGAACTCCTCGCGGCAGAGCATGCCCGCGAAAGCCGCAAGCCGCATCATGGCCTCGATGCCTGGGAATGTGTCGTGCGGGCGGTGTTCCTGTGTTCCCAGTTGTCTGAGGAGAGCAGCCGGAAGATGCTCCCCCTGCTCGATCGGGCAATCGGACTGGCTCCCGATTATGCCCAGGCGCTCGCCATGAAAGGTTGGATTACGATGTGGCGCGCGTTCCAGGGGTGGGAGGACATGGGATACGCCCTGGCCCTTGCCAGGGATATCGTCCAACAAGCGATTGCCGCGGACGATAAGGAACCGTGGGCTTACCTTGCGCAGGCGATGATAGCCTTTGCGAGGCGTGACAATGTCCTGGCGATGGCCGCGGTCAGCCAGGCTGTCGCGATCAACCCCAACTCCGCATTTGCACACGGCCAGTTGGGACTTGCGCATGCCAACGGGGGACGCGCGGCGGACGCCATTCCTTGCATCGACTACGCCCTCAGACTGAGCCCGCGCGAGGCTTTTCTCGGCGACTTTCAGTTCTACTACGCCATGGCTTACTTCCAGGGCGCGAATTACGAGCTTGGATTGAGTTATGCACGGGAGGCGCATCGCTTGCGGTCCGGCCACGCGGTTCCGCTGGTCATCGGCACGGCCTGTGCCGGACTTCTGGACAACCAGAGGGCTGCCACGGACTTGCTCGGACGGCTCAAGTCGCTAGTCCCTGACATCTCACGGGACGCGGTCGGAGCAACATCTTCTTTCGTCCGCGCCGAGGATCGGGCGCGCCTGATCGAGGGACTTGCCCGTGCCGGCCTGAATTGA